GTGGCAATCCGCATCAACTACAAAGACATTCAAATGGTGTTCATATCATGCCATCTTTCTGGTAAAGCTTATTAGTTTTATTAACAGGGGCGGAGCTGCACTTACCAGTGGGGGGGCCATGGCacccccaaaattttttaaaaacttcataATGTATAtgtgttttgcaattttttaaaaatattagacCTTAAACTTAATAGATAAcccctccaaaaaataaaagttggcccctacaaaaaataattgaacaaCTAATTGTGGGTTCCAAAAATTATTGGTTAATAACAACAAACTATCCATCTTGTAAGCAAAAAAAAGtacttctttttagttttttcttctcttaattGGTAAGTTTTAGTTGCTGAGTTCAAATAGtaagttttttataaaagaaacttCTACTTagagttattttgttttatttggatTAAGTCTTTCAATGTTGTTGTTAAGTTTCGGGTTGTTTTTCAATACTTGATTTAGTCATAAAATGTTGAATGAAAAAAACTACACCGAAAATATGTAATGTTTGAAGGTGACAATACTTAAAAAGCGGTTTTCTTGGACATACACACACATgcgtatatgtgtgtgtgaacaTATTAATATGAAGTTGTGTAAatgaatgtatatataaatatgtaattcGGCCCCTCCAAACCAAAATTTATGGCTCCGCCCCTGGTTTTATATAATTTGCTTTGAAGTTTTGCTTAATTTCTCCTCTAAAGTGGGAGTGTGGGGCAGCTTTAGCTTGTATGATTTGATTTACCTTGCTGATTCTACATGATTACCCAAGGTTTTAAGAAACCCAAAATTGATTTATATGTTTTTCTACGCATTAATTAATTCTTGTAGCTCACAAAAAACCCAGGAGccccaaaagaaaatttataacctttttttcccttttttctttacttaaaATATGTAACATGGtaaattatgcattttatttCTTTGGTGTAGAACGGTTTGATCCttcaaatttaacaattttggatttggtccttgaaattttaaaaaatgaactttattgatctttatttatatatatttagcttACATAACTAACGGGATTCTGAGACACCCTATTTTCTAGGGACCGAATCAAACCTATCTCATATTTAAtggatcaaaatcaaaccaacTTTATATTTAGGAGACTAATCAAATTGACCTCATAGAAAAAGGGATGAAATTGTTCGCTTTTGAAATTCCGGATACCAAATCCgaacattttaaatttgatgGACCAAAATCAAACTTTAACCCAAAATTTTGAGGACTCCTACATAATATCTACCCATAAAATTGTTCACtttattgattcttttttttcttggcatGCAGCTCATGCTCATAAAGTAGACGAAAGAAATTATGAGTGCATGCACATATCACATTCCCTATTCTCAAAGAACTGGAATCCTTATGCCAGACCTACTCATATCACTATATGGTTAGGAGATCTCAACTACCGTATACACGGAATTGATACACAACCAGCAAGAAATTTAATACGGAAAGACCTTCATGAAGTAAGTTGCCAACACgttctatttaaattattgtctTTAATATAGTAGAACTCTATATCACTAATATAGTTTTATCTGAGATTCTGAGTACACCCACATAATCCATCTTGCAACTGCTTTTTGGTGGACCATTGCTTGTAtatttagaattaatttaaaggTATTGTGAGTCTTAaagttaatatatttattatgcaGAAGCTCACAAGCAAAGACCAACTCTTACAAGAGGCTGAGAGAGGTCATATCTTCAATGGCTATTGCGAGGGGACATTGACATTCAAGcccacatataaatataatagtgGAAGTAGCAACTATGATACTAGTTACAAGGTATCAGCTTTCTTGTGTCTCAGAATgactcaattttctaaattgAATAATCACAACTTGTATAATATGCATGAAAGTCTGATAAGTGGACacgtttataatatattttttaaaagacaaaTTGCGCTATCCTCTTTAAATATGGTGCACTTTTAATGTCTCTTCAAACTATGAAATTTATTCATATTTCCCCTTAACTATTGGTAATTAAGACCTCTACTCCTATGTTAGGATttctattaaattaattaacggAAATTTCAAATTCCTCTTACACTtctttcctctatttttttttttattacttaaaaaaacgGACTCTTCCGTTAAATTTGACCGTAATTCTGACGGCATAGGGTAAAGTGCTTATTACCAATAGTTTAGGGACACATTTTAATTACACAATAATTAAAGGAGAAATGTAAATAACCctatatttttgtatattataacTTGGAATTTGATAAAGTCAATAGTGGGTAGGTATAAATTATGAAACATGAATCATGAAATGGATAATGTAGATTTCAATATTCgacattcattaaaaaaaattttataaaaaagaaaaaacttttcataattttgatttttgacagTTCGAATAGCGTGTATGTACATCTCTCTATGGGATTGGGATTTACGTTTTCTATTCctctaaaattttcattcttgTCTCTTCTTTACAGGTAAGAGTGCCATCTTGGACAGACCGGGTCTTATTCAAGATAGAAGATACAGAGAAAATCAAGGCGACTTTACATTCTTACCAATCAATGGATGATATTCTGAGCTCTGATCATAAACCAGTGAAAGCTCACCTTTGCTTAAAACTTAACAAACTATCATCACCCATGCACCAGCAGGAACACCGTTTTCTAAGTCCATGAATTGTAAAAAGTATATTGTTCATCTCTTCTTTGTTCCATCCATTTTGGATGCTTGAAGGAATAAGATTTTGTATAGTTCTTATGGTAATTCtaacataaaatttcaaatatccTATCCGTCacttttgaaattaataaattaaattttactgCATTatcaatgttttaaaaaatagtagtaACTATTATCATTTTAGtatctttttaaattattgttaatgtAATAAAATCTAATCTACTTATTTCAAAATGgacatataattttaattaaggaCAGTAGAGCTTGTAAACTATGTTAACTAGTGTGTAACTTATGTATATATACGTatggtacaattaaaaacaatcaagCTCAAATTATACTTGGTGtaagaattatatattttttaagtcataaatgagttttactctctctttctctctctttattttttattttattttagcttttttaatatacatatgagtttactttttttattatagtttattgggtttttttatagtttatttatattagactttCCGTCTTTTGCACATCATTaactcacttaaaaaaaaaaaaaaagacacataacgcaaaattaaacaacaatttaaaatttaattgaattttctctctattttgactttaattatatatatatatccctaGCTTTATTCTTGTTAATTAGATTCTatcttctctctttatttttttattttagtttttttaatatacatatgagtttactctcttttttagtttatcgggtttttgataatttatttatacTAGACTCTTTGTCTTTTGCATAGCATTAACtcacttagaaaaaaaaaaaaaaggacacatggcacaaaattaaataacaattgaaattcaatttagattttaattgaattttctctctattttgactttaattatatatatagattaatccCTAGCTTTATTCTTGTAAATTAGACTCtatatttcatattaattaAACTGCAAACACCTAtattaccttttatttttattttaatttttttccattttggctTTGACCTATATTACATAATCACAACCTTCGTAAGAATATCGTAACCAAAGCGTCACGAGTCACGACAACTTGATCGCATGTGACTGAGTCGGGAGAGGAGGTCTTTCTGGCATTAGCTAAGCCAAAGGCCCCCATGTATTGAActacaactattttttttgtgaagatATTGAACTACTACTAGGTTAATTTTAGAACATACGATAAACCACACGACaatattaaattaaagaaatttagTGATAATTACTTCATTTtagtagtcttttttttttttgcctttaatTTTAGTAATCATTGAGTTGAAGAAAGCTTTGTCATTAAGTTTATCCTAactattcccccccccccccctcaaaaAATCGACTATAgtcaatataaaatattatttgcatTGGATGAATGTAAAAAGATTCtaaccaatatatataaaattttattttaacataagaTGTTTATGGAAAAAATAACAACCTAatttttgggagaaaaaaaaaaatcttcgtGTGAAACCCCCCCAATTTGGAAACCTTCCTTTTCGCGTGGAATTCCCATATTCCCACTGGCACGAGCACGACAcgttaatttgttttttttttgtttgaccaATTGTTCAGTTCACGTTATAAAAGAACAGTCGTCAATCTTGCGTATGTTTTCAAACTACGAGTACAAAATTGGCaatcattcaaatttcaaaggtAGCTTCTATGTGTTATTCTGGGGTGAGTAACTTCTAAGTGTTAACAAAAGATTAGCACTATTTATAGGTGTTCAATAGTGTTCCATTCCCTCAGAAATTAATTAGTgtgtattaattttaaattatcacTAATTTGTGTGACTTGTgagaattttttgtaaaaaatatttatataatactttaataaaataaaattccaaatatAAATTGTAGATAGATCAGGTGtcgtttaaattataaaaaaaattatagataatacCCAACaaatataatgataatttgCTTATTTTGAGTTGCTTATATGtagtttaattaataaaattcattataAGTGAGTTTTAATTGATTCAactaacatttaacaatcatcATAAGAAAATCTAACACTTCCTTTATATcatatttaatgaatttgtatTGCTGATATGTTTTTAGAGATTgtgatttaagaaaataattttttaactttttttaaatccaatttttaaactatttaaatggtgcaaaaataattttaatagttctATTTCCATATATCATAAATTGATAATATTATACAAAGGTAGCTTCTATGTGTTTTCCTGTGTAGGGTGAGTAACTTCTAAGTGTAACACTATTTATAGATGTTCTATAGTGTTCCTTTCCCttataaattaattagtgtttattaattttaaattatcacTAATTTGTGTGACCTGTGAGaaagttttgtaaaaaatatttatataatacattaataaaataaaaatcctaataataaaaattgtagaaAGATTAGGTGcagtttaaataaataaataaaattagataataCCCAACAATTTAATGATAATTTGCTTATCTTGGGTTACTTATGTAGTctaataaaattcataataagTGAGTTTCAATTGATTCAgctaacatttaacaatcatcATAAGAAAATCTAACACTTCCTTTATATCAtatttaatgaatttaattttatattgcTGTTATGTTTTTAGAGATTGtgttttaagaaataattttttaactttttttaatctaattttcaaactatttaaaTGGTGCAAAACTAATTTTAATAGTTCAATTTCCAGATATAATAGGGCATTCAGGATTGAATGATTAGTGGGAACTTTAGGACACTTTTTCGGCATTCTCTCTCATAATGTGTTGTTCCTTTAAACTAATCAccggaaaatgatttttggaaTATATTTTGACTTGAGAACGTGTTGCTTTCacgaaaaattatttaattaaaaatgatttttaagaatatgtttggttttatactattttttgtttttgtaaatttaaaaataggaaCCAAAAGACTGAGTTTCATAGCTTGAGGTGAGATTATATCAATCCTAAACAAAGCCATGATACTAAAAGGGTTGAGATTGTGTTGGCAAAATTTGTGTCGGCAAAATTTGtgtcaaattttcaaatgaaattggAATAATTTTTCATGTATTCATTTCATTTGAGTTGTAATTCTAACAAGTCTTTATGGTTGAAGAGTTGAAAGAAGAAGTTTAAAGTGCCGCATTGAAAATCTCGGTTAAGCAAGATTAGATGTATCGAGCAAGTTTTCAAGCAAAATCATCAAGATCCAAATTTCAGTTACGTAGAGAGGTTCGCCCAAAATTCGCTAAACACTCAGTCAAGTGAGATTTCTCTAAATTTtccattatttaatttttctaattattcGCATAGCCAACCAACCCTTCATTGTAATTAATAaaggaacaaaaataaaactttgtttTCATAAGAGGGAGAGTCTACTTAAACCTTAGAGAGGATGTCACCATCTAAACACCGAATGCAACTTAAGTGTCTTTCAATTGTTAGAAACCACAAAGaccctttcaaaaaaagaaaaagaaaccacaaagACCTTAAGCAAATCTTCAGGTAGAAGTATCTGGGAGATCGATTGATAGTTGGTATCTCGACTTGCATCCCAAAGACCATCATCAAAGAGAAACTATTGGTGTGGTTTGCTGCTAACAGGAGTTGGGAGCTTGAGTACAAGAACATTATAGCAATTGGAGGTTTTGTAAATTGTTATGTACCACAACTATCCTCATAGTGAAATTCATTTACTAGGATAAGGGTCTGTTTAaaatctgcttattttgttgaaattaaaatttttttgctgaaaatactatagataaaggtaaaagttagttgaaatagtacactgagacccatgaatagtaccaaaaagtgcagtgagtctcatgaatagtagcaaaaagtgcagtgagtcTCATGAATAGCATCAAAAATTAGCTGACTTTTTAAATTGGAGCCAAACGCCCACTAAGGGTCTATTTAagatccgcttattttactgaaattgaaaactttttaataaaagtacggtggataaatgtaaaagttaactgaaataggacagtgagacccatgaatagtaccaaaaagtgcagtggggccatgaatagtagcaaaaataagttgaatagtaaaataaattggcaaaattaatcatgccaaATGAACACCAAGTCTTAGAGAGTTTTTTCCTTTAtgggttttcttttcatcaACATATTTTATCTGTGCTGTGTATCTAAGAGTTAAGCCCTTTTagatatacaccactgtaagtttctttaaaaaatcttcTCCCAttttcttgtgtgtgtgtgttaaaaaatacttagtattctaaaaaaaaaaaaaaacagtggttaatcccacattggaaaatgagtgtgagttaaagaTGTTTAAAACTTGTGCTGTGTATCCAAAAATTAGGCCCTTTTGGATATAAACTAAgtttctttataaaattttattcccTCTCCCTGTGTATTAAAAAATACTTAgtagtctaaaaaaaaaaaaaaaatctatctgtGTTTGTTGTTGAATTACTTGTGTTGTTGCTTATTTATGATGCTTGAACATTGAATCTTGATCAATTAACCACTTGGTTAGAGCATCCATAGCCGGCATTGGAAATGTCAAATTTAAGCAACATTTGGCATTTAGGCCTCAAATGTGCTCAGCAGTTGGAAGGCTAAAAGTGAAAAATCGtaaatttttttggcatagtGCTACAGTGCCATCTTACATGTAAGATGGCACTGTAGCACTATGccaaaaataatactaatatttaattccacattttttctctctcatctctctctgcctttctctgtctctcacaCTTTCCTCTTGTTCTCCCTCTTCTCTATCACACTTTCAATCCATCTCTGATGCAAGGCCAGACGTCGTGGATTTTGGTCCGTCACCGCCGTTGAGTCTGTGCCACCGCTGGTGTCAAAAAGCGCCGCCGAAGTGGGATGCGATCCGATTCTTCACCAacataaaaatacttttttttttttttcgatctGACTCAGTTCTTTCACTCTTTTTACTcatcctctctcttctctattttctctccatcTCCCTCTTCTCTGTCCGTTGGCGTGGTGGCTTTGCTGCCATGGTTGATGGATTTCTAGATCAACAACACCAAGATCGGCGGtggttttttgtgggtttttctTGGTGGTTGTCGGCGTGGGTTTCTCTTGGTGGTCGTTGGCGTGGGTTTCTCTTGGTGGCCGGCGTGGGTTTCTCTTGGTGGTTGTTGGCGTGGGTTTCATTGTAGGTTGTTGGCATGGGTTTCTCTTGGTGGTTCTTGCGGTGGTTgcttttttgtggttttttttttttttggagaaacttttgtggttgttgttagtggtgggtttggtggtttttttaatgggttttggtggtGGCTACTGTGATTATGGTGGTGGTTGCTGGCCGGTGTTGTGGTGGGTTTGCttggtggtggctgggttttATTCCTTAATGCCGTGGCTGGGTTTGTTTGGTGCCGTGGTGGGTTGGTGGTGGTGTGTGGTGGGTAATTTGGTGGTGGTGTGGGTAGGGTTGGGTGAGGGTTTTGCAGTGgccggtggtggtggtgggttgggttgtgattggttttgtattttaatggatatattattttattgagtagaataggaaaataaaaattgagttgtcgggtgaattgtaaaatagtattGTATAGttaataaagtagctttttaaaatggtaaaataagatgTGATAGGATTCCCATCTATGGATGCTCTTAAGGTAAAATATGCTAAAATCAGTAGCAAGACATACTAGGATCTAAAGACGTCACTTtcactttaattatttttgtctttaatttAAATTGTGATTTACACTTCTATATGATTCTGaatatttgatatattttctGGCAAAAAGCTTGGCCCATGTGTGTGTGAATATGGAACCCACCTACGTACATTGCAAGTATCGAgacaaaaataactaaataaatgaGATAAATATAAATTGGAAGGTAAAATTTTTCACCAACCCATAAACATCCAACCGAGATGGGGGGATTTGTGT
This genomic stretch from Castanea sativa cultivar Marrone di Chiusa Pesio chromosome 1, ASM4071231v1 harbors:
- the LOC142621958 gene encoding type IV inositol polyphosphate 5-phosphatase 11 isoform X3; amino-acid sequence: MSFMNPHTASHEGIKTVGVDNLCDFSSNSDLCICIVTWNMNGQVSYEDIAELVGSSRKFDLFIVGLQEAPRNNILRLLQIALVETHILLGKATMQSLQLYVFGPKDSDLFIKELQVDKHSIGGLGGLIGRKKGAVAIRINYKDIQMVFISCHLSAHAHKVDERNYECMHISHSLFSKNWNPYARPTHITIWLGDLNYRIHGIDTQPARNLIRKDLHEKLTSKDQLLQEAERGHIFNGYCEGTLTFKPTYKYNSGSSNYDTSYKVRVPSWTDRVLFKIEDTEKIKATLHSYQSMDDILSSDHKPVKAHLCLKLNKLSSPMHQQEHRFLSP
- the LOC142621958 gene encoding type IV inositol polyphosphate 5-phosphatase 11 isoform X2; its protein translation is MRNLNCICSCKGLKGIKRFCRAKSNLKREPMSFMNPHTASHEGIKTVGVDNLCDFSSNSDLCICIVTWNMNGQVSYEDIAELVGSSRKFDLFIVGLQEAPRNNILRLLQIALVETHILLGKATMQSLQLYVFGPKDSDLFIKELQVDKHSIGGLGGLIGRKKGAVAIRINYKDIQMVFISCHLSAHAHKVDERNYECMHISHSLFSKNWNPYARPTHITIWLGDLNYRIHGIDTQPARNLIRKDLHELTSKDQLLQEAERGHIFNGYCEGTLTFKPTYKYNSGSSNYDTSYKVRVPSWTDRVLFKIEDTEKIKATLHSYQSMDDILSSDHKPVKAHLCLKLNKLSSPMHQQEHRFLSP
- the LOC142621958 gene encoding type IV inositol polyphosphate 5-phosphatase 11 isoform X1, whose amino-acid sequence is MRNLNCICSCKGLKGIKRFCRAKSNLKREPMSFMNPHTASHEGIKTVGVDNLCDFSSNSDLCICIVTWNMNGQVSYEDIAELVGSSRKFDLFIVGLQEAPRNNILRLLQIALVETHILLGKATMQSLQLYVFGPKDSDLFIKELQVDKHSIGGLGGLIGRKKGAVAIRINYKDIQMVFISCHLSAHAHKVDERNYECMHISHSLFSKNWNPYARPTHITIWLGDLNYRIHGIDTQPARNLIRKDLHEKLTSKDQLLQEAERGHIFNGYCEGTLTFKPTYKYNSGSSNYDTSYKVRVPSWTDRVLFKIEDTEKIKATLHSYQSMDDILSSDHKPVKAHLCLKLNKLSSPMHQQEHRFLSP